One genomic window of Euleptes europaea isolate rEulEur1 chromosome 8, rEulEur1.hap1, whole genome shotgun sequence includes the following:
- the ATXN1 gene encoding ataxin-1, protein MKSNQERSNECLPPKKREIPSTSLPSEVKPLVLATENHRADNLTWLSSTTSSQSSMSGRNRPGGSSVEAGSQQGIGLHKSLSTGIDYSPPSAPRSVPATTTLPTVYPPALTQAGTPVSPVQYTHLQHTFQFVGPPYSGPYAGFIPSPLISPTANSATGAASSATAIATTPSQRSQLEAYSTLLASMSQQGHKVEPHLVRTPGLITAGSPSPTQQNQYVHISSSPQSAVRNVSPPAIPVHLHPHQTVIPHTFTLGPSSQVVVQYADSGGHFVTRESTKKSESSRLQAMQVKEILNGEMEKSRRYGISPSSDMTLVKSGNKPSHHYEARHVVVHSGPADYVARDSSSVRSSIMVIPNSSTPTADMEVQQAANRETPPSALNEKGSLHLGKTAHRSYALSPQQTMGQEGVKAVATQSPHTVIQTTHSASEQLSVGLPTAAFYTGTQPPVIGYLSSQQQAFGYPGNLPQHLVIPGTQPLLIPVGSADIDSTSSPQLAAVPHTFVTSTIPKNENFSAESLASQPAYQAAVVQAQIHLPLVQSIPSSAAAPPTLPPYFMKGSIIQLANGELKKVEDLKTEDFIQSAEISGDLKIDSSTVERIDDSHNPGIAMIQFAVGEHRAQVSVEVLVEYPFFVFGQGWSSCCPERTSQLFDLSCSKLSVGDVCVSLTLKNLKNGSIKKGQPMDSAGILLKHSKNDSLTGGRHRYGEQENGIDQGSAKMSSENGELKFPDKMGLPATSLITKTEPSKPMATRKRRWSAPETRKLEKSEEEPPLTLPKPSFIPQEVKICIEGRSNVGK, encoded by the exons ATGAAATCCAACCAAGAGAGAAGCAATGAATGCCTGCCGCCCAAGAAGCGAGAGATCCCCTCCACTAGCCTGCCTTCTGAGGTGAAGCCATTAGTCCTGGCCACTGAAAATCACCGTGCAGATAACTTAACATGGCTCTCAAGCACAACCAGCAGCCAGAGCAGCATGAGTGGACGGAACAGGCCTGGAGGGAGTTCGGTGGAGGCTGGTTCACAGCAGGGAATAGGTTTACACAAATCACTATCTACGGGAATCGACTATTCCCCACCTAGTGCTCCTAGGTCTGTTCCAGCCACCACAACACTTCCCACAGTGTACCCGCCTGCACTCACGCAGGCAGGGACGCCTGTCTCCCCGGTGCAGTATACACACTTGCAACACACTTTCCAGTTCGTTGGGCCCCCATATAGTGGACCATACGCCGGATTCATCCCGTCCCCATTGATTTCCCCGACAGCCAATTCTGCAACTGGCGCCGCATCCTCTGCCACTGCCATTGCAACCACTCCATCCCAGCGTTCCCAGCTGGAGGCTTATTCCACTTTGCTGGCCAGCATGAGCCAGCAAGGGCACAAAGTTGAGCCGCACCTAGTGAGGACACCTGGATTGATCACAGCAGGGTCTCCTTCACCGACCCAGCAAAACCAATATGTCCATATTTCCAGCTCTCCTCAGAGTGCCGTCAGAAATGTTTCTCCTCCAGCCATCCCAGTCCATTTGCATCCCCACCAGACAGTGATTCCTCACACGTTCACCCTCGGTCCCTCCTCCCAGGTAGTGGTGCAGTATGCAGATTCTGGAGGCCATTTTGTCACCAGGGAGTCCACCAAGAAGTCTGAGAGCAGCAGGCTGCAGGCTATGCAAGTGAAAGAAATACTGAATGGGGAGATGGAGAAGAGCAGGCGGTATGGCATCTCACCGTCCTCAGACATGACTCTAGTCAAATCAGGCAATAAACCATCTCATCATTATGAGGCCAGACATGTGGTGGTCCACTCGGGTCCTGCAGATTACGTCGCACGGGATTCCTCCAGCGTCCGGTCCTCCATTATGGTCATCCCCAACAGCAGCACACCTACTGCAGATATGGAGGTCCAGCAGGCCGCCAACAGAGAAACACCTCCTTCAGCTCTCAATGAAAAGGGAAGTTTGCATTTAGGAAAAACAGCTCACCGATCTTATGCTTTGTCTCCGCAGCAAACTATGGGCCAGGAAGGGGTGAAAGCAGTTGCCACTCAGTCCCCTCACACTGTCATCCAGACCACCCACAGCGCCTCAGAGCAGCTCTCGGTCGGATTACCTACTGCGGCATTCTACACTGGGACTCAGCCACCAGTCATCGGCTATCTGAGCAGTCAACAGCAAGCATTTGGCTACCCTGGAAATCTGCCACAGCACCTGGTGATCCCTGGTACCCAGCCCCTGTTAATACCAGTTGGCAGTGCAGACATCGACTCGACTTCATCTCCCCAGTTGGCAGCAGTGCCTCATACATTTGTCACAAGCACCATTCCGAAAAACGAGAATTTCAGTGCTGAGTCACTAGCAAGCCAGCCGGCTTACCAAGCAGCCGTGGTGCAGGCGCAGATCCATCTCCCCCTGGTCCAGTCCATCCCGTCATCAGCAGCCGCTCCTCCTACACTGCCTCCTTACTTCATGAAAGGGTCAATTATTCAGTTGGccaacggagagctgaagaaggtAGAAGATTTAAAAACCGAAGACTTTATACAGAGTGCAGAAATTAGTGGTGATCTGAAAATAGACTCCAGCACCGTAGAAAGGATTGACGACAGCCATAATCCAGGCATTGCCATGATACAGTTTGCAGTTGGAGAGCACCGAGCACAG GTCAGTGTTGAAGTCTTGGTAGAATATCCCTTTTTTGTATTTGGACAAGGTTGGTCATCGTGCTGCCCAGAGAGAACAAGCCAGCTCTTTGATTTGTCGTGTTCCAAACTCTCCGTTGGGGATGTCTGCGTATCACTTACGCTCAAGAATCTGAAGAACGGCTCAATTAAAAAGGGCCAGCCCATGGATTCAGCTGGCATCTTGCTGAAGCACTCTAAGAATGACAGTCTAACTGGTGGTAGACATAGGTATGGAGAGCAGGAAAATGGGATTGATCAGGGAAGTGCGAAGATGTCATCTGAGAATGGTGAACTGAAGTTTCCAGATAAAATGGGATTGCCTGCAACATCTCTGATCACCAAAACAGAACCTAGCAAGCCCATGGCAACTAGGAAGAGGAGATGGTCAGCCCCTGAAACACGGAAACTAGAGAAGTCTGAAGAGGAGCCACCGTTGACTCTTCCCAAACCTTCTTTTATTCCTCAGGAGGTTAAGATTTGCATTGAAGGGCGATCTAATGTAGGCAAGTGA